Part of the Onthophagus taurus isolate NC chromosome 11, IU_Otau_3.0, whole genome shotgun sequence genome is shown below.
AGCTccattacaataaataattctaattaccaattaataatttattaattacaatagaaatattattttcatgaAAATTTTAGTACGTAACTTTTTTCAATAACTCCGCATCCGTTAAATCCGCTTACGCATCCGCATCcgcaaaattagaattaaaaaatccaatTCCGCATCCGCTAAACTCACATTCGTAACATCACTAATATACAATACATTGAAATACATATTTATTAGTTTCAAATCATGTTGTTGTGATTCATTTTGTTTTGATGCCTCTAGTTTGGCTAGCCTACAGTTAAGCTCTTTTTGGAGGGTTGTGATTCTGGTAAACTTAGGTGTTTCCTCGTTGTctgtaaattacaaaataattacttaCAAGGCATTCTAACTATCGTCTAACAAGATCTCAAACGTCCTTAACAAAACTTACAAGTCGCCGCTTCTGTTTCTAATTCAATATCGTGATGTTCTACATGTTTTGTTGGTATCAGAGTGTCATCTCTCAATTCGTAATTTTCACTATTTCCCATAGCAGCAAGCGCAACAGTATCGCTATCTATAGTGTCCCTAATTTCTATGTTaacattttctaaaacgtCATCTATTACATCTTCTGTTGGAGCTTTATAGGGTCCACCACCAGTGGACATCCTTTCTCGTTTTTCCCTGGCcaattcttcttttcttttacttttttgatttatccAGCACTTTTTGAGCTTATCAACAGTCctctaaataaaaacaattaagaaatGTTGATTGACTTGAACAGAAAACAATACTTACGGGTACACCTTTTGTGCGTGCATTAAATTCTTTAGTTAAAGCTTCCCaggttcttttttttttgtaaaaaattgacAGCATCGGTTTGTTTGTTTTCTATGACGTCTTTGTATTGATTGACTAGCTCTTTTAATAACGATATTTCGTCAGTACTCATATACCGGCTGGCTGGCGTACTACtagacatttttaataaattaacacacACTACTAACAAATAACTACTAATAATAGATCAAAAcgtaaatataattaaaaaaaaaattaaaaccaaacgcaaccaaataaatttataaatacctgcaccataaaaaattattaaaagtaatacTAAACACAAAAGAAATcccaatataataaaataataaaaaataacacctACAGTAACtactataatatataataaaataaaataaaaaagtacagtactaaacactaaaaattaataaaaataatactaaacactaaaaattaataaaataaaaaataacaatacctactctacaaatagaaaaaataacgCTAATGAACACTTATTACAACAAAACCAGAAACACTATCGAAAGACTACAGAAATAAACACCACAAATGACGGCCAGAGTTCGGAGACGAATAAAGAAATGTAAAGGAACGAAAAAGCAAACTAACGCATTGTTTACACAAACCACGAAGTTGCGACGTAATTTTAGGAACATCcggtttcattttttttgcctttgatatatttttctccaactttttcttaataatatttttgtggtGTCTTTTATGTTTGAGTACTTACCTGCAATGTTGAGGAGTATTTTTgtatcaataatattaatacccgatatacagaattaaaacaaatatataaataaataaattgtgaaGGATAGAATCTTCGGTTTCTTatctgttttattaaatatgtgtTCCTATATATTATTCTAATACCCATGGagtgttaaattttaaacaaaatgtataataaaaataaaaatattctgcCGTTAATATTagtaacataataaaaaaatatggttttaaaagtaaaacaattttttttaattataatttttatttcaattatattttttttctcattacGAAAAATAATCGAAACATACGAACGCTTTCTTAAAGTGCGATAGATTCATTGCTATAGGCTTAGCGTGAGTCGAGACGACGTCGATCGCCCCGATGCCGAGCTCGTCCGAACAGATACTCGGTCTACAATTGTAGAATCTACATGATGTAGAATCGTCTCTGAATGCGGCCCTTAAATTCAGTTCTACATTGGAAATGGATATCGAGAGGGTGAACGACGTCTGTGAAGAGACGGGCTTGGATTATTGGAATTCAGTCGGTACGCAGTGGAAACGATATCTTGAATTGATAAAAAAGGAGACTAAATTTATCGGGGAAACGCAATTTTCAAGCGAATCTTTCAACATTAAAGTTGGAATTAGCGTCGCTAGAGGGTAAACCTGTGTAAAGTTCGTAGTAAGAACATGTAAAGGTTTGGAATCTCAGTCGCatcaaattacatttttacgTCAAGATTGGGAGCACCTAATTTCTACCCTTACACTGATACGTTTCAATGTAGAGGTTTCCTCACAGACACTACCATTGGCCGAGGGTAATCTAAAGGTTGAATTTGACGATGAAGATTACCTGTATCTAACGTATGTGATTGAGGATTCTGAAAGTGGCGTATTCATACCGATTTTACTTCATTCAACGGATGTCGATAAGATTTTGGCAATGGAGAAGCTAATTACCTATAAAATGAACCTTTTGGATGGATTAAATTTTTGGGAATACATTAAATCCCTACAGCTAGttgacgacgacgacgatgaTGATGATATCCATAACACGACGTCCATTGAAGAAttctgtttaaataatttatcggaaattaatatttatgtgaTGGAATACTTGGAAATAATAAACTCTACAACAGCTTCTATTTGATCACGTGATCACCGCGTGATATTGACGACTGACCATAACTCTAATCACACGTCTAGCTTATCAGTTCAACGTTAGCGGTTGTCGCGCACATTTATACTGGAAATCAATTTTGCAATAAGATGTTTCTTTGCGAAGCGTGTAACGGTGCGTTTACCTTAAAGCACAATCTTACCCGTCATATACGCGGAAAACACGGTGATGTGCGGGAATCGAACTTTAAATGCCATATCTGTGAAAAAGGTTTTTCAAGATctgataaattaaaacatcatCTAAGAAGCGTCCATGGATTAAATGTTCAACGTTGTGTTGcgccaccaccaccacctTTACAAAGCACATCAGCCGGTCCGGTTCAACTTGCGCCATCATCACATCCACCACCTAAACAGCGGCCCTCCAAACCTTTAAAAAGTACGTCAGCGGGTTCTGTTCAGCATACGTCATCATcctcatcatcatcatcatcatcatcatcatcatcatcatcacgtCCTCCACCTAAACAGCAACCCTCCAATTTATGTCCAATTTGCGGTGTTGACTTTATATCTACCACTCACCTTCGGACTCATCTAAGATTGGAACATGCAACCCCGGTGGAAGGTGAAAATAACATCGATAGATTGGAATCCTGTTTTAAAGGTACAGTTTGTACCTACAGAGTCGCAGGCGTGTTACCCGATGATGATATACCATCGTTCCTAACGAGATCAGAAGGAGCTGTTAAATGGATAATTGAGGTTAGTTTAGATCGATGTGGCCCCTCTATAAAGGTTCAGATTGAGTTTTTTGCGAATTATGTTAAAGCCGCGTATGATGAGAATGGGGATgaagacgtattaatgtccgagaaaaattttaattgtaaatttcaaGTTGTTTCGGTGGGTACGGATTTGCATGAGGTGTATGTTGGGATGTGTAGAGAAATTTTAGCTCAAAGCGAAGAATTTCAAGAACGCGACTCTGGGTGGGCCTTCTTCTCCGTATCTCACCTCCtgcttaatattaataaatttgaaccTATACCCGGGTCATCATATATACGTTTACCTCAGGTAATTGCTGAAAAACATGCGTgcgtaaatattaaaaattatgaggACGATGCTTGTTTAGCGTGGTGTTTTACGGTGGCTCTTCATCCTACCAACCTCCATCAAGATCGTA
Proteins encoded:
- the LOC111419298 gene encoding myb/SANT-like DNA-binding domain-containing protein 3, producing the protein MLSIFYKKKRTWEALTKEFNARTKGVPRTVDKLKKCWINQKSKRKEELAREKRERMSTGGGPYKAPTEDVIDDVLENVNIEIRDTIDSDTVALAAMGNSENYELRDDTLIPTKHVEHHDIELETEAATYNEETPKFTRITTLQKELNCRLAKLEASKQNESQQHDLKLINMYFNVLYISDVTNVSLADAELDFLILILRMRMQIDQEKHYWTEVLRRIVVIVKKLTSRGLPLRGSDEVLGSSHNSSIDSPIQEPPPRTCVLGGDS